The proteins below are encoded in one region of Metabacillus dongyingensis:
- the yqeK gene encoding bis(5'-nucleosyl)-tetraphosphatase (symmetrical) YqeK, with product MEREKALALVKEHLTDHRYEHTIGVMETAIVLARLYGADVKKAETAAIFHDYAKFRSKDEMKQIIIEQNMTKELLIHSPELWHAPVGAYLAEKEAGIKDKEILDAIRYHTSGRENMTLLDKVIYVADYIEPGRIFPGADEVRELAKNDLNKALIVSMKNTILFLLKKNQPIYPQTLQSYNFLVFEEKGGTLY from the coding sequence ATGGAACGTGAAAAAGCATTAGCACTAGTGAAGGAACATTTAACAGATCACAGATATGAGCATACAATCGGGGTAATGGAAACGGCAATTGTACTCGCAAGGCTATATGGAGCGGATGTGAAAAAAGCCGAGACAGCTGCCATTTTTCATGACTATGCAAAGTTTCGCAGTAAAGATGAGATGAAACAAATCATTATCGAGCAGAATATGACTAAGGAATTGTTGATTCACAGTCCGGAACTTTGGCATGCTCCTGTTGGTGCTTATCTTGCAGAAAAAGAAGCAGGAATTAAGGATAAAGAAATTCTGGATGCAATCAGGTATCATACATCAGGAAGAGAAAATATGACATTGCTTGATAAAGTTATATACGTAGCAGATTATATTGAACCGGGCAGAATCTTTCCCGGTGCAGATGAAGTAAGAGAACTTGCAAAGAACGATTTAAACAAAGCGCTGATAGTGTCGATGAAAAATACGATTTTATTTTTGCTGAAAAAAAATCAGCCAATCTATCCGCAGACTCTGCAATCTTATAATTTTTTGGTTTTTGAAGAAAAAGGAGGAACATTATATTGA
- a CDS encoding nicotinate-nucleotide adenylyltransferase — translation MRKIGIFGGTFDPPHFGHLLMASEVLHSLHLHEIWFMPNQNPPHKDSEVTTDSIHRLHMLQLCTEKRPGFKVQSIEFERNGPSYTYDTIILLKNQYPDCSFYFIIGADMIEFLPKWHKIDQLIELVQFVGVKRAGFESDTEYPVIEVDAPIFEVSSTMLRERIRHGHTTDYLLPDEVRGYIEENHLYGT, via the coding sequence ATGAGGAAAATCGGAATATTTGGAGGTACATTTGATCCTCCCCATTTTGGGCACTTATTAATGGCAAGTGAAGTATTGCATTCTCTTCATCTTCATGAAATTTGGTTTATGCCAAACCAAAATCCGCCCCACAAGGACAGTGAAGTCACAACTGACAGCATACATAGGCTGCACATGCTTCAGTTGTGTACAGAAAAGCGGCCAGGATTTAAGGTGCAGAGCATTGAATTTGAGAGAAATGGCCCGTCGTACACATACGATACAATTATATTGCTGAAAAACCAATATCCAGACTGCTCGTTTTACTTTATTATTGGAGCAGACATGATAGAGTTTCTGCCCAAATGGCATAAAATTGATCAGCTGATTGAACTTGTTCAATTTGTTGGCGTTAAACGTGCAGGCTTTGAATCAGATACAGAATATCCAGTCATTGAAGTCGATGCGCCAATCTTTGAAGTATCTTCTACTATGCTTAGAGAGCGGATAAGACACGGACATACGACAGATTATTTACTGCCGGATGAAGTGAGAGGCTATATTGAGGAGAATCACTTATATGGAACGTGA
- the yhbY gene encoding ribosome assembly RNA-binding protein YhbY gives MLTGKQKRFLRAEAHHLNPIFQVGKGGVNENMIQQIADVLEVRELIKVSILQNCEEDRDSVAEALSKGAKAELVQVIGNTIVLYKESKENKQLKLPR, from the coding sequence ATGTTAACTGGTAAACAGAAACGTTTTTTACGTGCAGAAGCACATCATTTAAACCCGATTTTCCAAGTGGGCAAGGGCGGGGTTAATGAAAATATGATCCAGCAGATCGCCGATGTGCTTGAAGTCAGAGAATTGATTAAGGTCAGTATTCTTCAGAACTGTGAAGAGGATCGCGATTCAGTAGCAGAAGCGCTGTCAAAAGGGGCAAAAGCTGAGCTTGTTCAAGTGATCGGCAATACAATTGTTTTATATAAAGAATCAAAAGAAAATAAACAACTTAAGCTGCCTAGATAA
- the aroE gene encoding shikimate dehydrogenase, translated as MNRVYGLIGCPVGHSMSPLIHNDAFLQKKIKASYHAFHVEKDDLQAAIAGMKALGIAGFNVTIPHKVSIIPFLDKLDKSAELLGAVNTVLNKDGCLVGYNTDGQGYLQSLKPLMNKPLHEQRYLIIGAGGAARAIYFTLAAEGCGNIDLANRTLTKAEQLMEECPAGSAGSVLSLSESEKRLSNFDVIIQTTSIGMHPNTSQKPFEVTNLKKGSIVSDIVYNPVKTALLKEAEVAGAKTLNGVGMFVHQAALSFEIWTGEKPDTARMSELVYEQLGGFTC; from the coding sequence ATGAATAGAGTATATGGACTGATTGGATGTCCTGTCGGGCATTCCATGTCACCGCTTATACACAATGATGCTTTTTTGCAAAAAAAGATAAAAGCTTCCTATCATGCTTTTCATGTTGAGAAAGATGATTTACAGGCTGCGATAGCAGGAATGAAGGCTTTAGGAATAGCAGGTTTTAATGTGACAATTCCGCATAAGGTTTCTATTATCCCATTTTTAGATAAGCTTGATAAGAGTGCTGAACTCCTCGGAGCGGTTAATACCGTTCTGAATAAAGATGGCTGTTTAGTTGGGTATAATACAGATGGTCAGGGATATTTACAGTCTTTAAAACCTCTTATGAACAAACCTCTGCACGAGCAGAGGTATTTAATTATTGGCGCAGGCGGAGCGGCAAGAGCGATTTACTTCACTCTGGCTGCTGAGGGCTGCGGGAACATTGATCTTGCCAACAGAACCCTTACAAAAGCAGAGCAGCTTATGGAGGAGTGTCCTGCTGGAAGTGCCGGAAGTGTTCTTTCGCTCAGCGAGTCAGAGAAAAGACTTTCAAACTTTGATGTCATCATTCAGACAACTTCGATCGGGATGCACCCGAATACTTCGCAGAAGCCGTTTGAGGTGACAAACCTTAAAAAAGGTTCTATTGTGAGTGACATCGTCTATAATCCTGTGAAGACAGCCCTTTTAAAGGAAGCAGAAGTGGCCGGAGCAAAAACATTGAATGGAGTCGGGATGTTTGTTCATCAGGCGGCTCTTTCATTTGAAATATGGACCGGTGAAAAGCCGGATACAGCAAGAATGAGTGAATTAGTTTACGAACAATTAGGAGGATTTACATGTTAA
- the yqeH gene encoding ribosome biogenesis GTPase YqeH — MEEQFVCIGCGVKIQTGNQDELGYAPESALQKEVIICQRCFRLKNYNEIQDVSLTDEDFLKILHGIGDTNALVVKIVDIFDFNGSWLNGLQRFVGGNPILLVGNKADILPKSVKKQKLISWMKREAKEFGLNPVDVFLISSARGQGIPEVTDAIEQYREGQDVYVVGCTNVGKSTFINRIIKEVSGEKDVITTSHFPGTTLDLIEIPLDDGSSLYDTPGIINHHQMAHFVDKNDLRLLSPKKEVKPKVFQLNEMQTLFFGGLARLDYISGGRTSLTCYVPSELNIHRTKQENADDLYKRHAGDMLTPPRMEQLEEFPELTAHEFTIKEDKTDIVFSGLGWVTVNEGNKKVTAYAPKGVNVTLRPSLI; from the coding sequence ATAGAAGAACAATTTGTTTGCATTGGCTGCGGTGTAAAGATTCAAACGGGAAATCAAGACGAGCTTGGATATGCGCCTGAGAGTGCCCTGCAAAAGGAAGTTATTATTTGCCAAAGATGCTTTCGTCTGAAAAATTACAATGAAATACAAGATGTTTCATTAACTGATGAAGATTTCCTGAAGATTCTGCACGGTATAGGAGATACAAATGCTCTTGTCGTGAAAATCGTGGATATTTTTGATTTCAACGGAAGCTGGCTGAATGGTCTTCAGCGTTTCGTTGGAGGAAATCCAATTTTGCTTGTTGGAAATAAAGCGGATATCTTGCCAAAATCCGTTAAGAAGCAAAAATTAATCAGCTGGATGAAGCGTGAAGCGAAGGAATTTGGATTAAATCCTGTTGATGTTTTTCTGATCAGTTCTGCGAGAGGACAGGGCATTCCGGAAGTAACCGATGCGATTGAGCAATACCGCGAAGGTCAGGATGTATATGTAGTGGGCTGTACGAATGTTGGAAAATCTACTTTTATTAACCGGATTATTAAAGAGGTATCGGGAGAAAAAGACGTTATTACGACCTCTCACTTCCCAGGTACTACTCTCGATTTAATTGAGATTCCGCTTGATGACGGGTCATCATTATATGATACACCTGGAATCATTAATCATCATCAAATGGCTCATTTCGTGGATAAAAACGACCTCAGGCTTTTGTCTCCCAAGAAGGAAGTCAAGCCAAAGGTTTTTCAATTAAATGAAATGCAGACTTTATTCTTCGGCGGACTTGCACGCCTGGATTATATAAGCGGCGGAAGAACTTCTTTGACATGCTATGTCCCTTCCGAACTGAATATACATCGGACGAAACAGGAAAATGCAGATGATCTGTACAAAAGGCACGCAGGCGATATGCTTACGCCTCCAAGAATGGAGCAGCTGGAAGAATTCCCTGAACTTACTGCACATGAATTTACAATCAAGGAAGATAAAACAGATATTGTTTTCTCCGGACTTGGCTGGGTGACGGTAAACGAAGGGAACAAGAAAGTAACGGCGTATGCCCCTAAAGGTGTAAATGTTACATTAAGACCATCATTAATCTGA
- a CDS encoding YqeG family HAD IIIA-type phosphatase — MMLKLFLPGEYVKNIFEISPTALKERGVKGIITDLDNTLVEWDRPSATPKLIEWFKDVKDHGIAVTIVSNNVEKRVKSFSDPLNIPFIYKARKPMGKAFRRAVKNMNLEKKDVVVIGDQLLTDVLGGNRNGFHTILVVPVASTDGLVTRFNRKIERRILAALKRKGLIQWED, encoded by the coding sequence ATAATGTTAAAACTATTCCTGCCCGGTGAATATGTAAAAAATATCTTTGAAATATCGCCAACTGCTCTAAAAGAGCGCGGAGTGAAAGGGATTATTACAGACTTGGATAATACCCTTGTGGAGTGGGACCGTCCTAGCGCTACACCAAAGCTGATTGAATGGTTTAAAGATGTGAAAGATCATGGAATCGCTGTAACCATTGTCTCTAATAATGTAGAAAAACGGGTGAAATCATTTTCAGACCCGCTAAACATTCCATTTATATATAAAGCGAGAAAGCCTATGGGCAAAGCATTCAGACGAGCTGTGAAGAATATGAATTTGGAAAAAAAAGATGTGGTTGTCATTGGTGACCAGCTTTTAACAGACGTTCTCGGAGGAAACCGCAATGGTTTTCATACCATTTTAGTTGTGCCAGTTGCTTCTACGGATGGTCTTGTAACAAGGTTTAACCGTAAAATTGAACGCAGAATTTTAGCTGCTCTTAAAAGAAAAGGCTTAATTCAATGGGAGGATTAA
- a CDS encoding sporulation histidine kinase inhibitor Sda, which yields MRKLSDELLIESYFKATEMNLSEDFIELIKIEIKRRSLTHVLKASS from the coding sequence ATGCGTAAACTATCTGATGAACTATTGATTGAATCGTATTTTAAAGCAACAGAGATGAATTTAAGCGAAGATTTTATTGAATTGATTAAAATTGAAATTAAACGCCGCTCTCTGACTCACGTTTTAAAAGCGTCCAGCTAG
- a CDS encoding phosphatidylserine decarboxylase, producing MKRKLYQYLIELTNSLPVSKFIMKFAESSRSRFIIPSYAKIYQVNVNEAKKQMDAYPSLHDFFIRELKENARTFDNNQNHIISPVDAVIEQFGTISSHDAIIVKDQPYSIHDMLEDPALAEKYINGSFIVLYLSPSHYHRIHSPASGTVVKQYELGNKSYPVNSWGLMYGKSPLSKNFRTITEIKEEDHNHLAVVKVGAMFINTIQLTHANEKVQKGEELAYFSFGSTVVLLFEKHKTDFADSVALKKEVKAGEVLAVKK from the coding sequence TTGAAAAGAAAACTGTACCAATATCTAATTGAATTAACAAACTCTCTTCCGGTTTCAAAGTTTATCATGAAATTTGCTGAATCATCCCGCAGCCGTTTTATTATTCCGTCTTATGCAAAGATTTATCAAGTCAACGTAAATGAAGCTAAAAAGCAGATGGATGCCTATCCGTCTCTGCATGATTTTTTTATTCGGGAATTAAAAGAAAATGCAAGAACATTTGATAATAACCAAAATCATATCATAAGTCCTGTTGATGCCGTCATTGAACAATTTGGCACTATTTCTTCACATGATGCCATTATTGTCAAAGATCAGCCTTATTCTATTCATGATATGCTTGAAGATCCTGCTTTAGCAGAAAAATATATAAATGGTTCGTTTATTGTTCTGTATTTGAGTCCGAGCCATTATCACCGCATACATAGTCCGGCTTCGGGAACGGTTGTTAAACAGTATGAGCTGGGGAATAAATCTTATCCCGTTAACAGCTGGGGTTTAATGTACGGAAAATCACCACTGTCAAAGAATTTCCGGACTATAACAGAAATTAAAGAAGAAGATCATAATCATCTTGCGGTTGTAAAAGTAGGTGCGATGTTTATAAATACGATTCAATTAACTCATGCTAATGAAAAGGTGCAAAAAGGAGAAGAACTGGCTTATTTTTCTTTTGGATCTACAGTTGTTCTGCTGTTTGAAAAACACAAAACTGATTTTGCAGATTCAGTTGCACTGAAGAAGGAAGTAAAAGCAGGAGAGGTATTGGCTGTGAAAAAATGA
- the pssA gene encoding CDP-diacylglycerol--serine O-phosphatidyltransferase: MFFISYVDATVKKIKANTANLLTLVNLGLGGFAILYTINDVLNLSLLLIFLAALADRFDGMVARKFNIESELGKQLDSMSDIISFGVAPALLLYKGILFELGAPGAFFIVLYIGCGAFRLARFNISDNCGFFNGLPITAAGCILTLSYLWKDFMPASNYIFLLMILSFCMIASFKVKKM, translated from the coding sequence ATGTTTTTTATAAGTTATGTAGACGCAACAGTAAAAAAAATAAAAGCAAATACTGCTAATCTGCTTACCCTCGTAAATCTCGGCCTTGGCGGTTTTGCGATTCTGTATACAATAAATGATGTCTTAAACTTAAGTCTATTGCTTATTTTTCTCGCAGCACTTGCAGACCGGTTTGATGGGATGGTTGCCAGAAAGTTTAATATTGAATCCGAACTCGGTAAGCAATTGGATTCAATGAGTGATATTATATCATTTGGTGTAGCCCCCGCACTACTTCTTTATAAAGGAATTCTTTTTGAGTTGGGTGCACCAGGCGCATTTTTTATCGTCTTATACATTGGATGCGGCGCTTTCAGACTGGCAAGGTTTAACATATCAGACAACTGCGGCTTCTTCAATGGGCTTCCAATTACAGCAGCAGGGTGTATACTGACGTTAAGCTATCTATGGAAGGATTTCATGCCGGCTTCCAATTACATCTTTTTGCTTATGATTTTATCATTTTGTATGATTGCTTCATTCAAAGTCAAAAAAATGTAG
- a CDS encoding YrzI family small protein, whose translation MTIHLLFVTLTIKRKHKSIDQVQHEEQVFKSYEAMMNKCFQMYNGN comes from the coding sequence ATGACCATCCACTTATTATTTGTTACTTTAACAATTAAACGAAAGCATAAATCAATTGATCAAGTGCAGCATGAAGAACAAGTTTTCAAGTCATATGAAGCAATGATGAACAAATGCTTTCAAATGTACAACGGCAACTAA
- the sigK gene encoding RNA polymerase sporulation sigma factor SigK produces MSGVLAALGYLLKELVFLVSYVKNNAFPQPLSANDEKKYLRLMATGDEHARNMLIEHNLRLVAHIVKKFENTGEDSEDLISIGTIGLIKAIESYSEGKGTKLATYAARCIENEILMHLRALKKTKKDVSLHDPIGQDKEGNEISLIDVLKSESEDVIDTIQLNMELEKVKEFIDILDEREKEVIVGRFGLDLQKEKTQREIAKELGISRSYVSRIEKRALMKMFHEFYRAEKEKKNQQKSKG; encoded by the coding sequence ATGTCAGGGGTTTTAGCAGCTTTAGGATACTTATTAAAGGAATTAGTCTTTCTAGTATCATATGTCAAAAACAATGCCTTCCCTCAGCCTTTGTCAGCAAATGATGAAAAGAAGTATCTCAGGCTTATGGCGACTGGGGATGAACATGCCCGCAACATGCTGATTGAACATAATCTGCGGCTTGTAGCACATATTGTCAAGAAATTTGAAAACACCGGCGAGGACTCAGAGGATCTTATTTCTATCGGGACAATCGGCCTGATAAAAGCCATTGAAAGCTACTCAGAAGGAAAAGGAACAAAACTTGCCACCTATGCTGCAAGGTGTATTGAAAATGAAATCCTCATGCACCTGAGAGCACTTAAGAAAACAAAGAAAGATGTTTCCCTGCATGATCCTATCGGACAGGATAAAGAAGGAAACGAGATAAGCCTGATAGATGTCTTAAAGTCAGAATCAGAGGATGTCATTGATACCATTCAGCTGAATATGGAGCTTGAAAAAGTGAAAGAATTCATTGATATTCTGGATGAACGGGAGAAAGAAGTAATTGTCGGAAGGTTCGGGCTAGATCTTCAGAAGGAAAAAACACAGCGGGAAATTGCGAAGGAGCTTGGGATCTCAAGGAGTTATGTTTCAAGAATCGAGAAAAGGGCCTTAATGAAGATGTTTCATGAATTTTACCGGGCAGAAAAAGAAAAGAAAAACCAGCAAAAAAGCAAAGGATAA
- a CDS encoding SGNH/GDSL hydrolase family protein: MKKYLSLAAFLVILLLMSCGNRSERYTIVAFGDSNTRGANWTIRNYQDTDKWVNLMKSTLPVNNGQALIHNAGVGGETTEDARKRFKRDVLKMDPDLVFIMFGTNDAVILPNGKPKVDRARFKENLLYYVREVRHAGGTPVLMTCLPIVEGNGNDKLYYTRYPKKLYAHTDGARNWHNSYNDITREVAYKNDVTLIDNWTNMVKFAGGDSDEALLNSGIIDPSGNHMTPQGAELIYLSILESKVLNSK, translated from the coding sequence TTGAAAAAGTATTTGTCTCTTGCCGCTTTTCTTGTGATTTTACTATTAATGAGCTGCGGAAACCGCTCAGAAAGATATACGATTGTGGCCTTTGGCGACAGCAATACACGCGGCGCCAACTGGACCATCCGCAATTATCAGGATACAGATAAATGGGTAAATTTAATGAAATCCACTTTGCCTGTGAATAACGGGCAGGCTTTGATCCATAATGCCGGGGTTGGCGGTGAAACCACTGAGGATGCAAGGAAACGCTTTAAGCGTGATGTGCTGAAAATGGATCCGGATTTGGTTTTCATCATGTTTGGAACAAATGATGCAGTCATTTTGCCGAATGGGAAACCAAAAGTAGACCGTGCACGTTTTAAAGAAAATCTTCTCTATTACGTGCGAGAAGTAAGGCATGCCGGCGGCACCCCCGTCCTTATGACCTGTTTGCCGATTGTAGAAGGAAACGGCAATGACAAACTATACTACACCCGCTATCCGAAGAAGCTTTATGCTCATACTGATGGAGCCAGGAACTGGCATAACTCATACAACGATATTACCCGCGAAGTCGCATATAAAAATGATGTCACTCTGATAGATAACTGGACAAATATGGTGAAGTTTGCCGGCGGAGATTCGGATGAAGCTTTATTAAATTCAGGTATCATCGATCCATCAGGCAATCATATGACGCCACAGGGAGCAGAACTGATTTATTTATCCATCCTTGAGAGCAAAGTGCTCAATTCTAAATAA
- a CDS encoding YrhC family protein, giving the protein MNKKHVQHLMTDYKRYAFVLLAVSVFLYIGMLIPAQGQEPSAIKEYVMMGTTSVFLAAAFFCFKRSITYKKRLDEQEDA; this is encoded by the coding sequence ATGAATAAAAAACATGTTCAGCACCTAATGACTGATTACAAGAGATACGCATTTGTGCTGCTTGCAGTCAGTGTCTTTTTATATATAGGCATGCTGATTCCCGCACAGGGCCAAGAACCCAGCGCAATAAAAGAATATGTGATGATGGGGACGACTTCAGTCTTCTTGGCAGCAGCCTTTTTCTGTTTTAAACGTTCCATCACATATAAGAAGCGTTTAGATGAGCAGGAAGATGCTTAA
- a CDS encoding bifunctional cystathionine gamma-lyase/homocysteine desulfhydrase, translating into MKRKTKMIHGGIVGDPHTGAVSTPIYQVSTYKQDGVGNHKGFEYSRTGNPTRHALEELIKDLEEGHAGFAFGSGMAAITGVMMLFNSGDHVILTDDVYGGTYRVMTKVLNRLGIDSTFVDTSDLSNIEGAVKENTRALFIETPTNPLLKITDVEAAASLAKKHGLLTIVDNTFSTPYWQTPLLMGADIVLHSATKYIGGHSDVVGGLVVVNSEELAEQLHFVQNSTGGVLGPQDSWLLIRGIKTLALRMEAHERNTAAIVQFLDHHPAVNKVFYPGLADHPNHEIAKKQASGFGGMVSFDVGSEKKAEEVLSKVKYFTLAESLGAVESLISMPAKMTHASIPAERRMELGITDGLLRISVGIEDSEDLIEDLKNALK; encoded by the coding sequence ATGAAACGCAAAACAAAGATGATTCATGGTGGTATTGTCGGAGATCCTCATACAGGAGCCGTATCAACGCCAATCTATCAAGTCAGCACATACAAACAGGATGGAGTCGGCAATCATAAAGGATTTGAGTACTCACGTACCGGTAATCCAACAAGACACGCATTGGAAGAGCTGATTAAGGATCTTGAAGAAGGACACGCCGGCTTTGCTTTTGGTTCAGGTATGGCTGCGATAACAGGAGTTATGATGCTTTTTAACAGCGGAGATCATGTTATTTTAACAGATGACGTTTACGGCGGAACATACCGCGTTATGACTAAAGTGTTAAACCGTCTTGGCATTGATTCTACATTTGTTGATACAAGCGATCTATCAAACATTGAAGGGGCGGTTAAAGAAAATACAAGAGCGCTATTTATCGAAACACCTACAAATCCGCTGCTTAAAATTACAGATGTAGAAGCCGCAGCCTCTCTTGCTAAAAAACATGGGCTGCTTACGATTGTAGATAATACATTCAGCACACCGTACTGGCAGACTCCTCTTTTAATGGGAGCAGATATTGTCCTTCATAGTGCAACAAAATACATCGGCGGCCACAGTGACGTTGTAGGAGGGCTTGTTGTCGTTAACTCTGAGGAGCTGGCTGAACAGCTTCACTTTGTCCAAAACTCCACTGGAGGAGTTCTGGGGCCTCAAGATTCATGGCTGCTCATTCGCGGCATTAAGACTCTTGCGCTGCGTATGGAGGCACATGAAAGAAATACTGCTGCAATCGTCCAGTTTCTTGATCATCATCCAGCTGTTAACAAGGTGTTTTATCCAGGTCTTGCTGATCATCCAAACCATGAAATTGCCAAAAAACAGGCATCAGGCTTCGGCGGAATGGTTTCATTTGATGTAGGAAGCGAAAAGAAAGCAGAAGAAGTCTTGTCAAAAGTTAAGTATTTTACATTGGCTGAAAGCTTAGGTGCTGTTGAGAGCTTAATTTCCATGCCTGCTAAAATGACGCATGCTTCGATTCCTGCAGAACGCCGCATGGAGCTTGGCATAACAGATGGTTTACTAAGAATTTCTGTAGGTATAGAAGATTCAGAGGATTTAATTGAAGACTTAAAAAATGCTTTAAAGTAA
- a CDS encoding PLP-dependent cysteine synthase family protein has translation MKVVKGIEELIGHTPLMEITQFELPAGVRLFAKLEFFNPGGSIKDRLGVELIDEAIKTGKIREGGTIIEPTAGNTGIGLALAAIHRKVNVVVCVPEKFSMEKQDIMRALGAKVVNTPTGEGIKGAIKKAQELLEEIPGSYCPQQFANPVNPLTYYKTLGPELWEQLGGRIDIFVAGAGTGGTFMGTAQYLKEKNENIRTAIVEPEGSILNGGEPGPHKTEGIGMEFLPGYMDESYFNSIHTVLDIDAFNRVKELAIKEGLLVGSSSGAALHAALIEAEKAKPGTNIVTIFADSSERYLSKKIYEGGI, from the coding sequence ATGAAAGTTGTAAAGGGCATTGAAGAACTTATTGGGCATACACCGCTGATGGAGATTACACAATTTGAACTGCCTGCAGGAGTGCGCCTTTTTGCAAAACTTGAGTTTTTTAACCCTGGCGGCAGCATTAAAGACCGTCTTGGAGTTGAATTGATAGATGAAGCGATTAAAACCGGCAAAATAAGAGAGGGCGGAACCATTATCGAGCCTACAGCAGGCAATACCGGAATCGGTCTTGCCCTTGCTGCGATTCACCGCAAAGTCAATGTGGTCGTGTGCGTTCCTGAGAAATTCAGCATGGAAAAGCAGGATATTATGCGGGCACTTGGAGCAAAGGTGGTCAATACTCCAACCGGTGAAGGAATTAAGGGAGCTATTAAAAAAGCACAGGAACTTCTTGAAGAGATCCCTGGTTCTTATTGTCCGCAGCAATTTGCCAATCCTGTGAATCCCCTTACTTATTACAAAACGCTCGGTCCCGAGCTTTGGGAGCAGCTGGGCGGCCGCATTGATATTTTTGTGGCCGGTGCGGGCACAGGCGGTACCTTCATGGGCACAGCCCAATATTTAAAAGAAAAGAACGAAAATATCAGGACTGCCATCGTTGAGCCAGAAGGCTCCATCTTAAATGGCGGTGAACCCGGCCCGCATAAAACAGAAGGAATAGGCATGGAATTTCTGCCTGGTTATATGGACGAGTCATATTTTAATAGCATTCATACCGTTTTAGATATAGATGCGTTTAACCGTGTAAAGGAGCTTGCTATAAAAGAAGGTCTTTTAGTCGGGAGCTCATCAGGAGCAGCCCTTCACGCAGCACTGATAGAGGCAGAAAAAGCTAAACCGGGAACAAACATTGTAACCATTTTCGCTGACAGCAGTGAACGTTACTTAAGCAAAAAAATTTATGAAGGAGGAATATAG
- the mtnN gene encoding 5'-methylthioadenosine/S-adenosylhomocysteine nucleosidase, giving the protein MKAAIIGAMEEEVSILREQLENPSSETIAGSEFTTGTYKGIDVILLKSGIGKVNAAVSTTLLLDRYKPDYVINTGSAGGFHQSLNVGDVVISSEVRHHDVDVTAFNYEYGQVPGMPPAFLPDPRLVEIAAQQAEGQTGIQVVKGLIATGDSFMNDPEKVAYIRTKFDSLYAVEMEAAAIAQVSHQFGVPFVIIRSLSDIAGKESDVSFEQYLDTAAKNSAQLVLSIVSALKS; this is encoded by the coding sequence ATGAAAGCAGCAATTATCGGAGCAATGGAAGAGGAAGTATCTATATTAAGAGAACAGCTTGAAAATCCTTCTTCAGAAACAATTGCAGGCAGTGAATTTACAACAGGAACATACAAAGGAATTGATGTGATTTTATTAAAATCAGGGATCGGAAAGGTAAACGCGGCAGTGAGCACAACCCTTTTACTTGACCGATATAAGCCTGATTATGTAATCAATACAGGATCAGCAGGAGGTTTTCATCAATCATTGAATGTAGGGGATGTAGTCATTTCTTCTGAAGTGAGACACCATGATGTTGATGTTACAGCATTCAATTACGAATACGGGCAGGTGCCGGGAATGCCGCCAGCCTTTTTGCCGGATCCAAGGCTGGTTGAAATTGCAGCCCAACAGGCAGAAGGGCAAACAGGCATTCAAGTTGTAAAAGGACTGATTGCAACGGGTGACTCATTTATGAATGATCCGGAAAAAGTGGCATATATCCGCACTAAATTTGACAGCCTTTATGCAGTAGAAATGGAAGCAGCAGCTATTGCTCAAGTATCGCATCAATTTGGTGTACCTTTTGTCATTATTAGATCATTATCCGATATTGCCGGCAAAGAATCGGATGTTTCATTTGAGCAGTATCTTGATACAGCTGCAAAGAACTCTGCACAGCTGGTTTTAAGTATTGTGAGTGCTTTAAAAAGCTAA